A portion of the Streptomyces platensis genome contains these proteins:
- a CDS encoding class I SAM-dependent methyltransferase: MGRVTTNTTDLWHHYGRTRAATDRTVPEAFHWTWSQDGGPGPEALGDLTGRVVGDLGSGAARHAAHLVVHHEPAQVIAVDVSPAQYEMATDLFGHLAPRLRIMPSDVVDHLHAMPDTYDVLYSVFGAVDFADPRELLPAASAALRPGGRLGFSTLAHYLSGAPAQPDVVAADIPAKTPDGEATTMRRWVLQEHVWTKVLDEAGFTDISTDVLPAAKGGQRTADTLLVTAFRPA, from the coding sequence ATGGGGCGGGTGACGACCAACACCACAGACCTCTGGCACCACTACGGCCGCACCCGCGCCGCCACCGACCGGACCGTCCCCGAGGCATTCCACTGGACGTGGAGCCAGGACGGCGGGCCTGGCCCGGAAGCCCTCGGTGACCTGACCGGGCGAGTCGTCGGCGACCTCGGCTCCGGCGCCGCCCGGCACGCTGCCCATCTGGTCGTCCACCACGAGCCCGCCCAGGTCATCGCGGTTGACGTCTCGCCCGCACAGTACGAGATGGCCACCGACCTCTTCGGTCACCTCGCGCCGCGTCTGCGCATCATGCCGTCCGACGTGGTGGACCACCTGCACGCCATGCCCGACACCTATGACGTGCTCTACAGCGTCTTCGGCGCAGTGGACTTCGCAGACCCCCGCGAACTGCTGCCGGCAGCGTCCGCTGCGCTGCGGCCCGGTGGACGGTTGGGGTTCTCCACCCTCGCCCACTACCTAAGCGGCGCGCCCGCGCAGCCCGATGTCGTGGCCGCTGATATCCCGGCGAAGACACCCGATGGCGAGGCGACCACGATGCGCCGCTGGGTGCTCCAGGAGCACGTCTGGACGAAGGTCCTCGACGAGGCCGGGTTCACCGACATCAGCACTGACGTGCTGCCGGCCGCCAAGGGCGGGCAGCGCACCGCTGACACGCTACTCGTGACGGCCTTCCGCCCGGCCTAA